A section of the Oryzias latipes chromosome 8, ASM223467v1 genome encodes:
- the slc16a6 gene encoding monocarboxylate transporter 7 yields the protein MKVLKMRGCLGPNVYPAVPDGGWGWVVAAAFFLVEASTYGVVKTLGIFLQDLMEEFGESNSRVSWVISICAFIMTFTAPLATMLSNRFGFRPVVMMGGFLTCLGTISSAFTSSIKDMYITIGVISGFGYCLSFLPTVTILAQYFCRRRSLVTAVASSGESFAVFAFAPVFSRLKEDIGWRYCLVIMGVIQASIISCGLLLRPIVIETVKDAASEADAVAQSDYELENEQTCTSVDSALSRGSEDSGVPSSASDEDWGSEEAKTKALMAQQEQERPRSPPPSPSSEKEGSFLPDSEAGPLKPRSPKLLDFSVLRDGAFIWYSLFGLFATLGFFAPQLYITELSKSRGVPVTASSCMLSVMAVAEIVGRLSIGVVLDRARCRKTLVVLGCVVLLCLVLVAFAVVWEFWGLAVCCALYGFFLGTVASTHIPLLAEEDVVGIQKMPSCVGVYVFIQSFAGLAGPPLGGVLVDVTKNYGAAFYSCAAGMGLSAVCLALVGVAKSRMCQRRLRREQKDEEQEEKLSRCSDDSDFLELDFGPRGGPAPGLRDPSVI from the exons ATGAAGGTGCTGAAGATGAGAGGCTGCCTGGGCCCCAACGTTTACCCGGCGGTGCCCGATGGGGGCTGGGGCTGGGTGGTGGCGGCGGCCTTTTTCCTGGTGGAGGCCAGTACCTACGGGGTCGTGAAGACGCTGGGCATCTTCCTCCAGGACCTCATGGAGGAGTTCGGAGAGAGCAACAGCCGTGTCTCCTGGGTCATCTCCATCTGTGCCTTCATCATGACCTTCACCG CTCCTTTGGCCACAATGCTGAGCAACCGCTTTGGCTTCCGCCCCGTGGTCATGATGGGGGGCTTCCTCACCTGCTTGGGGACCATCTCATCCGCATTCACCAGCTCCATCAAGGACATGTACATCACCATAGGCGTGATCTCAG GGTTTGGGTACTGCCTCTCCTTCCTCCCCACCGTCACCATCCTGGCGCAGTACTTCTGCAGACGCCGCTCCCTCGTCACCGCTGTGGCGTCGTCGGGAGAGTCGTTTGCCGTTTTTGCATTCGCTCCAG TCTTCTCCaggctgaaggaggacataGGCTGGCGCTACTGCCTGGTCATCATGGGCGTCATCCAGGCATCCATCATCAGCTGCGGGCTCCTCCTTCGTCCCATCGTCATAGAAACCGTGAAGGATGCAGCGTCCGAGGCAGACGCTGTCGCCCAGAGCGACTACGAGCTGGAAAACGAGCAAACGTGCACCTCTGTGGACTCCGCCCTGTCTAGGGGCTCCGAGGACTCCGGGGTCCCTTCCTCTGCCTCTGATGAAGACTGGGGGTCGGAGGAAGCGAAAACCAAGGCCCTGATGGCACAGCAAGAGCAGGAAAGGCCCCGTTCCCCCCCTCCAAGCCCCTCCTCAGAAAAAGAGGGGAGTTTCCTCCCAGACTCAGAGGCCGGTCCTCTAAAGCCCCGCAGCCCCAAACTCCTGGACTTCTCCGTGCTCAGAGACGGCGCCTTCATCTGGTACTCGCTGTTCGGCCTGTTCGCCACCCTGGGCTTCTTTGCCCCCCAGCTCTACATCACCGAGCTGAGCAAGAGCCGAGGCGTGCCTGTGACGGCGTCCTCCTGCATGCTGTCCGTCATGGCGGTGGCTGAGATCGTGGGCCGCCTGTCCATCGGGGTGGTGCTGGACAGAGCGCGCTGCAGGAAGACCCTGGTGGTCCTGGGCTGTGTGGTCCTGCTGTGCCTGGTGCTGGTGGCCTTCGCCGTGGTCTGGGAGTTCTGGGGCCTGGCGGTCTGCTGCGCCCTCTACGGCTTCTTCCTGGGCACGGTGGcctccacccacatccccttGCTGGCCGAGGAGGACGTGGTGGGCATCCAGAAGATGCCGTCCTGCGTGGGGGTCTACGTGTTCATCCAGAGCTTTGCTGGGCTGGCCGGCCCCCCCCTGGGAG GTGTCCTGGTGGATGTGACCAAAAACTACGGCGCCGCTTTTTACTCCTGTGCGGCCGGCATGGGACTCAGCGCCGTCTGCCTGGCTCTGGTGGGCGTGGCCAAGTCCAGAATGTGCCAGAGGCGGCTCCGACGGGAGcagaaagatgaagagcaggaggagaaaCTGTCTCGGTGCAGCGACGATTCAGACTTTCTGGAGTTGGACTTTGGCCCGCGGGGTGGTCCGGCACCGGGTCTGCGAGACCCGTCTGTGATCTGA